The Brachypodium distachyon strain Bd21 chromosome 4, Brachypodium_distachyon_v3.0, whole genome shotgun sequence nucleotide sequence CTGGAATGTTTAGAAGTCATATTGTACGCATTATTTTAATTTTCCCATGTTGTCCTGCATGGCATTGGTGATACGTTGTCATTTTCCTACAGTTCAATAGGGTACCGAGTGACCATTTGCAAGGTTCTGTATTTGTGGGTTGACAGAAGTAACTGCGCTCCTTTTAACTACTTTGCTCTCAGCTTAACCACAGTCTGGAAATTTATGATATATCATGTCTTCAGATTTTTAAGCAACGACCCCTGAATTTCAAGGAACCCTGTGATAAGGACCATGTGAAACAATTACCAGTGAGATAAAATGGACAAGATCATTGAAATTTAACTAGCCATACATTAATCTTAAGACAAATTTCTGATCGACATGGGAATGTTTCCACAAACTTCTGACCGTAGATACATCTGGTTGTGGTGTAAATAAATCTCGCAGACTGCAAGAACATGCAATAAAGTGTTAAACAGAAACATTTTCCAAGCGGTttgatataatatatttgtttAATGCGATTATATTCTCTAGGCTTACTACCTTTAATTTTGCCTTTGCTTTGTGTTCTGAGATCTGTGTTCGGGACTACCAATCAAATCTTGTACGATCATCAAAGAAAGAACAGGTTCCATACATTGTATGCTTTCAGCTCAAGTACACCCTGGGAATAGATCATGCAGTTattaaataaaaaggaaaaatgacaATGGGGacgaaataaataaaatgataggaaAATGGGAACGAGAAATATGACATAAATGTCTAATGGATCATCTCAGTAGGGGAGAGGGTGAGAAAAGGCTCCTACGCAACCACGATGAGCGGGGCTACAAAAAATCACTACGCCAGAATATACCTCCAGTGTaccccctccagtggcggttctctCTGGCGACCTGAGTCACTGCCACTGGAGGCTATTCGGGGGGACGCAAGCCAGTCCCCCGCCAGTTAATATGCGTATTATAATAGCACCCAACGGACGTGTTGGTGGGCCTGAACACGAGAGTGCAACCAAGGCATGCTATGTTTTGTTTCCCTCTTCAATGTATCTCTTTTGAGCCATACATCCAATTAACAATATGTTCTTACATTCCTTGTGATAAGATCTGCTAAATAATACTACTAGTGTTTGGTATATGTGCAGGTTTCTTTTTACTGACGGTTTTGTCATCTTGATCATATGTTTTTGGACAAAAGAGGAGCAAAATTCTAGAAGCTCTTCCACAACTTATATATTCTGGAATGTCTAAATTTCTATCATTAAGCATATCTGTTGATTTGTCCCAAAATATATTGTTGTAAGCTTGTAATTGTATGAGGTTCTAAAAATAGTTTATAAAAAGTAGATTGTCAAAGTTGCAATTAAAGATGATATCAATGTTTAAAGTGCTAGATTATTTTAATACCACAGGGTGTACGTAATTGCTTTTGGACAATGCAGGATTATTTTAGTTCCAAAGGGTGTAGATTATTTTAGTACCACATTTGAAATATTCTCTTCTTCAAAACATAGCCTATAGAAATTAATTTCCCATGATTGTCAATCTTTCAAAACAACATCTGTATGGAAAGACTAAAGAAATAAAATCGTACAAATTTCCCATGGTAACAGCTGCAAACTAGCAACTGACAAATCccagaaaacaaatcatgttAGCTAGGAGCTGTCGCATATATACAAACATTTCATGCATGGCAACAGACTATATTCGTTTGTGGTTTGTTAGGAGCTGCAGGATTGACAGGAATATAAGTCGCCCGACAGAGCTATATTGGTTTGTGGTAGTGAGAGGCTACTCATTCCACCGTGTTTATATATAAATGGCTAAATATGTGTCTGTGTAAACATTAGAGACCCGTTGAGGTTAATTGGCAGCTTGGACTGGTTTATGTGAGCATCTTTGGGTGGTCATGACATGACATGATTGTGGATGCCCTGCTCAGGCGTGCTCTTGCTTATTAACCGATGCACTGGCTCCTGGTACCTCCGGATCAATTTCTTTTCGGTTAGAAACATTGATATCTAAAATTAAATAGCATGCCAACTTATAAAGAACTTGTTGTTGAAAGTGCCCCTTCCCTCTAAATTCTTTCAAGAATTTGAGTGTGTGGGTGTATCTCTGCGCCTATATTGGAGACCTTAGGCTTTATATCCTTCACCAAGCTCTTGTTTGGTTCCACAGTTATTCGACTAATTAACTGCAACTTTTATGCTTCATATATGGAGAGGCCTTTATCCTGAATATCACCATGCATAGAAATTGGATTGAATTCACCCATGTTTTTAGTCTAATTTTACGTATCATGCTTGACGAATGGAATGCACACATAGATAGCTGACAATGGTGGCGTGCAAACTAAAGCCTTTAGCTAACGATCATATGCCTGCTCTTAGTTTGGATATGGTTATGAATTGATGAGATAAATATTTCCGCGCTTGGAGAAGCTGTACATTTATTTACTGGTGATGATTACGAATCGTTAGTTCTATTTAgctgctctctctttttttaagaaaaggCAGTTGATTGCCATTCTATTTAGCTTCTCTTTTTATCTACTTGTTCTCTATAAGTggttgatttttattttctatgaTAATTTCAAGCCAGCTCATCCgggcaaaaaaaatcatgtcgCCATAATTATCGGAGCCTTACCAGGCTTCTTGATATCTTATGAAGGCAGCAGTGATGTAACATATTACCAGGCAAGAAATCTGGACGTTGATTTGCATTTTGTTTGTATTGAATGCTCTAGTTGATaacaattgtttttttttacactgGTGAGGTGTTCTTGGAAAAACAAGATGTGAAGCTTCAGCTAGAGAACAGGGCTTCAATAGGTTCTCATTTACATTAATTTTACTACTGATCATGCCTGCAGTAATTGTTGGTCTATCGAACATGTTCATGATTTGGATTGAATTAATCCATTCATATGATGACATTGTAATATATAACTTGGTTTGATTCATTGAGGAATAGTTATCTTTCCTATTGGCCTATCTCATCTTGTACCTGTTTCGTCCAACCTTGATTAGCTGGTATCATTGAGTAATAGTATTTCAAGTTTGTCGTACATATTGAACATTGTGACATTAATAAAAGGAGCTATTCATGATGTTATTTTGTGGAATAATGTTACAAAGCTATATTAGCTTATGGAAGCACATCTGAATCCAAGCAATCTCACAGTAAATTTgggaaataaaaaatagtaGCTACAGCCACAGAAGATAATCTACTGTAGCTACTATTATCTTTTGACATCAGAAGGTGCAGAGACAGAAGTACGTACACTATGCATCTTTAACCTTATGAACCTCAACCCACAGGAAATTAAAAGTGTAGGTTGCATGCCAAGATCCTGGAAAGCAAACTCGATCAGCTTGCAAATCTTGTAGTGCATCTGTGTTTCTTCACTTGAAGAGCGAGTAACAATGATATCATTGACATGCATTAGCACAAAAATCATGAAGACCTCACGGTCATTGAAAAATAAGGATGTAAAATGATGTATCAATTTTTGAAGACAAAGAGATATTCCTTAATTTTCTCAATCCGGAGTCCGCATTTGAAATACCGCCAACAAAGTACTTTATACTTCAATTCTAGGGCTCAAATCTAACAGGTAGAATTTCAAGCCTAGTGAAGTTTGAAATTTAGTGAAATCTGACCGGTTTGAGTTTTTTTGGATTCTTTTAGAATTTTGGAATAATTCAAAGAGATATATTCATTCCAACATTGGAATAATTCGAAGACATATTTCATGCTCATTGCCAACACGCCAACAAACTCATATATTAGGGTCTCAAGTGGTCAACACGTTAATCTCTTTCTATGGCCTAGTAATATAGTGTATGTAATTTTATAGTTCAAAATTTCTTCTTTACATGGTTTTGATACACCTCAACGGTTTTTATAGATGCCTCCTACTGTACATGGTGTGAAAAATACCATACTACACACACTCTCCACTCTTCTTTTCTCAAAACATCGCATAGGCGTCAATCTTCCGACACCTGCACCCAACTTTGGCTCGGCTCAAGAAATGTCAAGTTTGTCCAACCGTGAGTTCTTACTAGTGCCTGCAGCGGAGGGTAGTCTAGTAATTCGATCTATGTCTGACACAACCCTTGAGGGTATATAGTGTTTCCCAGCCGCAGAGCTTTTTGCCCAGACCTAACCCTAACCGATGGAGCTCCTAGCTagccctgcgccgccgccaccacacCTACAACTCCAGTACTCTCCGCCTTCCTCGACCAATCCTACCCCCGGCCTCCTTCATCCCAGGCCAGATCCGCCCGCCTCCATCACCGCAGAGCTTCACGGCGCCGCGGCAAGAATTTCCCTCCTGGGCTTCGCCGCCGCAGTATTTCCGATGAACTGAGTGCCAGGGTGCGCCTCCTAGCCTGCAGGGGCGCCGCTGAGGGGGACGACGCGATCGATGCTCCATCACCGGCCTCTATATATTGAGTCTTCACAGCGGGCGCCAGATCTAGGGCTTCAATTTGCCATTTCGCCCTGCTCCCCGGTAAGCAACCTCAGACCTCATTTTTTGTAGACCTCAACCTCAGATCGTATGCATGTTGTTTGTTATCCAGCTTTTCATCAATGATATGCATGGCGAGAGTCGCAAGATAAGGCTCTCATTTTTATGGTTGCAGCAGGGCTTATGAATGTTGATTGATGTTGATGCATTCTGGTTATAAGATTTTCAAAATGTTCGCACAAGTAGCAGCTAGCATCCATATATAATAGGTGATCTGGGACGGCGAAACATTGTCCGTGGAGGACTACAAGTTgtgatatatatattattGCATTCCAATGAATTAGTTCGCTGGGAGGAGAGGAAAATCATGAATGAACGTATAGTGTATCTCACTTTATTAATCTTATTTACCAAACGGATATTCAATCTGAGATGATAGTAATTGgatttatatttttcttttctaacgTACGTGATCATGTTTACCAATTTGTGTAATGGGTAACTGTTTGCAATTGCCACTAAGATTGCTGTGGAAACTCATGCATTCAACCTTCATGCATTGAAATTTTTGCAGCATACATGGGCCGGTGGCAAATCTGTCCTGAGCTATCCAGTCAATCTGTCTTTGGAGGCATTCTTGTCCATTAACTGACAATGCAACGGTACTACTATGTGTACTACAAAGAGCCTTAATTTCATTGGGTTGATTCAGAAGCAATGGTTTGCTGGGCAGCCAAGGATGAGATGACTCGCCCCCCAAATAGGCGTTAAtatgaaaacaaaaggtaATTAAATAGGGCTACCAAATTTATGTTGCTTCCCCCCTTCTTAATTAGCTTTGTATCTCATGTCCATGCTCATCACTGGTGCTTTGCTGATTTAAATTAGAAGGCTAAGATGAGGTAATGCTACAACAAGCATGCCCAGGTTTGGCCACTCTGTTTTCCAGTGGGTTAGTGGACAAGATTTTCTCGTCGATCAGTGCCCACTTTCTATTTGCTTATTTCGTTCTCACAAGCAAAGTGCCATGGTGTCCACTAGTGATTGGCACAATCATCCCCTgtttaggaaaaaaaagtatatattACAATAGATCACGTTGCCTGCTGAACTATATATGTGAGGGATCCAAGCGAGGTACATTAACATATTGTGACTTAAAAAGAAGAATTACCCCAAGAATATACAAGATGGATATTTTTGTTTCAGGAATCTATAATAAGAGTTATCCAATGCTCTATAATACTCTTAGTCCCTCTCCTCAACACTTGGATGTATAGTTCTACATTTGGTCAACCACGACGATGCCCAAAGAGGATCAAGATGGAGAAGGTGTCGAATACATCAGTGATCTCAAGGTCCGTCCTTGGTGAAATCATCTCCATCATGTCCACAAAAGAAGGCAGTCTCACCCAGATCCTCTCAACCCCATGCAATGGCACCACCTTTCGCTCGATACCACATAATCGATCTCAACTTTCTTGGGCTCTCTGTCTATGGAGATGAATTTGCTGGTATTGTATCACACATCCTTTCCTTCCATCGTGACTCGGCCGTTGCTGATACATCCCCTTATATGACCTCAGCAATAAAACTGCAAACTTGAAACTGGGTCTGCTTCCCTGTTGTAGACAACCTACAAGAGCTTGATTGTCGTGCATTGTTGATGAATGGCACCGATTTTCCACCCATGAGTTTTTGTTTGGTATATACTCTATAAGGCAACAGCTGCAGCCCACATGATGGCATCTATTTTACATTTCTAAACCATCCTGCTTGTTTAAACCATTGGATGATCTAATCTCCCCAAAACACAAATCCAAGGGATTCTCTTCTCAAAGCTTAAGTATCTCAATGTTGATGAGGTTTGCATCCCTAAGTGTTCAATGAACCACATGATGTATGAGCTGCTTAACCATGTGGTGCATCGAACACTCTGAGATGTTGACCTCTTCAACAATGAGCTGCCTAAGCTTCGGGAAGTGAAGCCCTTCGACGGTGTTGTCGAGAGGTTGCATCATCCAATGGTTGAAACACAGAAGGTGGTCCAAAAGTGGAAGATGGATGCCAACATTGGTTGCAGTTGTTGGTTGCTGAGTTTCTAGCAAACAACCGGTGGACCACAAATCAATGCCAGTCGTTCATGGTGGATGACATATCTATCTCTTGTACGGTTTTTAAAGCACGCGGGGAACTGAGCCAGACATCAAGAATAGTGGTTCGGTCATCGAGATCATATGAGGGACACGCATAAGCAGCGTCCAGGTCCCAAGTGGGAGGAAAGAACGTGTCATACGATACCATATCTTCTCGACACCAATTGCCTCCTATTTTTTAACTAGGATTACccgcctccatgtccacctATTCATGGAGACGTAGACGAGCCTAGGGCTTGCTTTAATTAAAGGAGGCTTGCTCTGGGCGATCAAGAGATTGAGGATGTGGAGGGTCATACCTAGCTACCGAGCATCagagggggtgggggggggggggcacgtTGACGTGGTCGGTCAGATAATTGCATGTGTTCAATTTTTATTAGCTTCAAATGAATTGTAGTAAGCTAGCCTTTAAATATCATAATAATAAATATATGCATATAATAACTTTGTACTATAGAATTCAACTATGCAAGCGAGGGATGCTGCTTGCATCCCTAGTGTGATCCATAGTGCTACTTCTTGAAATAAAGAGATGACAAAAGAGTTACACTATCATATGTATATTCTTGGTCTGGATAATGATGAGTAGTTTTCCATGATTGGAGAAGTTGTACATTAGGTGATAATTCTTCATCGATAGTTAATTCAGCTGCTTTTTTTATCTACTTATGTTCATCTGAAACAgctaattttatttatttatttctctatgTCCTTCTCGTCAACATCCTGATCATCTCCCAGAAAAAGAAGTTTATGTTCTATTATGTTTCATAAACACATGATGTGGTTCTCGAGATCTTCGAATTATATTCTAACTGGAAGATTATTTTTCTGGTTTCAGGCACTGTTCTCAATCAACTTCTGCAAGCAGTATGATGGAGCGGGTGTTATATATTTGCATACCTGAACAGGTGATCCTAATATGCTCTATAAGCATTTTGTATGTATTGACGTTCCTGCTCTGcttatatctatatatattttgtgtacatatgtttattgttttaccTATTCAAGTAGAAGGTACAGAGTATCTCTTTGGATCATTAACCTGTTCTATGTTTATATAACTCATCCGTACGTCTAGTAAGGCATCATATATATGTTTACAGATTCTCTTGTTTACTGGTACAGATTTTTGCTATATATCACTACATCCTGTTATAGGTACAACACCCCTAAGTATTAGTGTACATTACCACACATACAGAACCCAATTGCAGTGGGACACGACAAATTAACTGCTCAAACCACATATAGATTAGGTAGGCACATTTCATGTGCTGACCAATTTATGTTGACTTCGATGTTAGTATGCTAGTATTCAAATATGATAATTAGGTAGTAAATATATGCATATCGTAACAATTTGtttagacaaaaaaaagtactccctccgatccatattaattgtcgaaatattacatgtatctagacgacgctttttagtcatagatacatccatgtttgggcaaatttaagacaattaatatgtatcggagggagtaacatattACTATATATGTTTCCACTCAACTGTGTGAGCAAGTATGCAAGCGGGATTACTGTGCTACTTCTTCGAATAAagacacaacaaaaaagaattaCACTTAAGATTTCTCGGCTGCTCTACAACAATCTTAgtccctcttctctctctgaAAATAGAAACACTCAATCTAGATCTACATCAGTCCGACCACGTTGATGCCACCATCCATGTATGTCCTCCCCATTAGCTTCCGTCACCAGATCAGCACCGTCGCGCTTCAGCCGAATATTTCCTCCTGGGCTTCTTCGCCGAAGTATCCAGCAAGCTCGGCCTCTTTGTATCGGGACGGTACCGTCTGCTCTTCTAGGGATCTGATCCTTATCCTCTTTGATTCCCGGCCTAAGTCGCCACTTTTCCTAATCACCATAGTTTACAGCAGCCTGGTTCAATTCAACTGCCCCTCCTATAGGCCGCTATTTCAAGCACGCCTAGGCTTATGTTGCAGGCGACAAATGCATATCGCCATatcaacaagaagaatagCTGGTGATTCCCGTGCGACCTTCTCCTTGTAGCTGGTCTAAACAAAAAAGGTTACAACCACTTGTACTATTATGCGTAGCAAAACCTCACACTACCATGGAATCCTTGATCAGCGTCGGGCGGAAATCGCCATAAGTGATGGTTCCCTTATCCGGCACTGACTACGCGTCACTGATGACTACCCACCACTCTATTTCACTGATAGGCAGCCATAAGTGACGGGCCTtccccgcccgccactgatagcgGGCTATGAGTGACGGGCTTTCCACGCCTGTCACTCATAGGGGGGCATTTAGTGACGGGCTTTCCCGGCCCGCTGCTGATAGAGGGGCATTTAGTGACGGGCTTTCCCGGCACGCCGCTGATAGGATGCCATTAGTGATGGGCATCCCCCATCCATCACTAATAGAGCGTCACCTATATCGCGTTCTGTAGTAGTGTGAACAATAGAAATCATCAGTTAATTTGGGGGGCTCAAAAGGCGTCTTCCTCGGCAGACGGTGTGCCATAGTCCATTATGGCTTCGAAATTGTATGGGAATCATGTCAAAGGAAGCATTAGCAAAGATGCTAACAGTTTGTATTGTAGGTATATTTGTAAGGCCATTATTGCGCCATCGTTATTGGATCTCAAATCCATGTGAAAGGTGAAACAAATACTGCTGCTTGGTGGCGGAAGCATGAGACTGGAAACTCCACGCACTCTGGTCTTAACCATAGGTACCTGATTGGTGATTCGCCCAGTTTGTGATTTCAATTCTTTATTTGCGATTTCTCGCTTCTTACGCATCAGGTTCTATAGGAGTAATACATCTCAGATCCGCAAATCAGAGAAAGGGTTTAACTCACAATTCCAGTTCACGAATCAGAGAACAAGTTCACGAACATGTTCCACTCTCTAGTGGGCCTACAGGGCTGATCCATCCTCGATATAATTCCTTTTCTTACTAAGGGTTTTGCCCCTTAAGTAATAAATGTCTAGTTTGTTACGACATTTATTACTTAGGGAGCAAAAGCATTAGtaacaaaaggaaaatgtaTCAAAGCTGGATCAGCCCTGTAGGCCAACTAGGGATTGGAACATGTTCCGGAACCCGTTCTCTGTTTCGTGAATTGGAATTGCTGGGTCTTTTGATCCTTTCTCTGATTTGTGGATCGGAGATGTTTTACTCCCGTCGAACCCGATGCGTAAGAAGCGAGAAATTGCAAATAGCGAATTCAAATCGCAAACCGGGCGATTCACCGATCAGGTAACTATGGTTAACACCAAAGTGTGTAGAGTTTCCCACTCATTCTTCCACCGGGGCAATAGTATCTGCTTCACCTTTCACATGGGTTTGTGATTCCATAATGGTGGTGCAATAATGTGTCCTTACAAATATACCTACAAACCAAATTGTTAGAATTTTATCTTGTCATCTGACCTGTGTATATTATTGGTCTTTTGAGTACACTTCAGGTCCCCATGCATAGTATTCATTTCATGATGATATGATGTACAATTTTCAATTGATCATAGGTATTGTGGTGGGAAAGGTTGCAAAGATAGATACCATCCCCCTTCTACAGATCCTTCCTAGCTAGGAATATTTGGATGCGATAGAGTCCGTGTGGGATGTCAAGGAGATTGAGggtaagaagaaaaaaaacctcCATTTATCGGTTCTTTGTTATTCCTTGGAATGCAGAACAGCAAGCAATATCTTGTTAAGTATAGGAATCGGGCCCATGTCCATAATCATTGCGGTTAGAGAAGGCATATTACCGACACCCCTGGAAGTCCTGATCTTATTTCCTTCTTTAATAAGAGGAACCATACTAAAAAGGTTATCACTTTTTGTGGTGAACTCTACTTCTTTATGCCTGTTAGGGATTTTTCAGGCTTTGCAAAAGACCTTTGCTAATGCTTCTTTTCACAGATGATACCCCAATAATTTGGAAGCCGGAATGGACTATGGCACACCGTCTGCTAAGGAAAAGTCTtcttgcccccccccccccccccccccaaattAACTGATGATTTCTCCATATTGTACTGTTGAAAGGTTAGTGAAATGTGTAGGGGTCTTGGCTATGATCATGCAACATGGGAACTAGCGACTTTAGCATGTTTATGTATGCCTCAGGCTGACACACTAAAGAGAACTTAGAGCAACCCCAACGTTGGTCAAAACCTGGTGCTAAGAAGGTGCTAAGAAGTCTTAGCACTGGGTCTAACCATTGCAGCAAGCTAAGCTAAGAAAAAACCCTTGGACCCGACGCAACTACTTGCCACAGCTCCAAGACCATATAAAACTATTGTTGACTTTGGTGGGCCCCAACCAAAGCTGGCCAGCGCCCAGCACCTAGCCAACGGCTTCCTTCGCCTGCTCCTTTCCTTCTTCCCGCTTTCAAACACCCATTGCTTCGTTGCTGCTTTAGCTGCTAGCCGTTGGCAAACTTTgagatatatatacacacacaaacaGAGATCACAaacaacacaaagaaaaaatggAGCCCAATCTCCCACCAAATTTCACAGCCATGTTAAGCTCTGCAATGACAAGTGCAGATCCAGAAAATCAAAATAGCCTATACCAACAACACCTTCAAGCTGCTGCCAGGAACCTGCTTGCATCCTCTCAATATCCCTCCAATCTGCATCCACACGATCCAAGCATAAATCCATTTGGTCAGCACCACCAGCCTCCTCCATACAACCTAGGAAGCATGCAAGTTCCATACCAATCCAGTTCCAGGCCACCCACACCTACCTACGGAAGTCAAGCTGAGCATTCATCGTCGCCAGTCGAGTCCAGCGGCTTCGTTGGAGCTTACGGAACAGGCGTTTCAGCATCGCCGGTCGAATCCGGCACCTTCTTTGGGGCCTACGGAGCAGGCTTTTCATCGTCGCCGGTCGACTCCGCATCTCCAATGTCTGCAACACAAAGGAATATGCATGAAGTTGAGCATGAAGAAAGCAAAGATAGCAGTCCAGATGAAGAAATAAGAAAGGGTCGCACTAATTGGACAAAAAAGGAGAATGAGAGATTGATTAGCTCTTGGATTAAAAATTCGGTTGACGCAATTGAAGGCAATGGAAAAAGGGGAGATTATTATTGGAAGCAAGTAGCAGAGGAGTACAACAAGAATAGTCCTGCAAATAAAATAAGATCTGTTGCCCAATGCAAGGGGCACTGGAGCAAGACTACCCCTTTGGTTTCTCTCTTCCATGCATGCTACATCAAGACCAAAAATGTGTATGCTAGTGGTCAATCAGAGGAGGGACTAATGGAGAAAACACGTGCCATGTATTTAACTGCAGCAAAAGTGAAGAGACCCTTTGCTTTAGAGTATTGGTGGAGGGTAGTGAAGGAAGAGCCCAAATGGCGTAATCTCTACATGGAAGAGGATCTGGGAGGGAGGAGACACAAATTGGACGCAAGTGGTGCTTACACGTCATCCTCAGCGGCCGACAGTGAAGGAACAGACAGAGTTCGTGAACCATGTCCTCAAGGAACAAAAGCTGCAAAGGAGGCGAGGAAATTGAAAGGAAAAGttaaagcaaaagcaaaagacATTCCAGATTTTGTGCCATTTCATATATCAGAAGAGAGCTATGAGTTATTGCGTGAAGGCCATGGTCGTAAAGCAGCTGCACTAGAAAAATGGGCTGAAGCAACAACAGCGAAGGCAGGGGCAGACAAAGAAATGGCtgaagcaaaaaaagaaatggctaaagcaagaaaagaaagaacaaaggtTGATATATTCAACACATATATGGAGCTGCTGAAAGTTGACACTTCAGGATTCAACGATGCGCAAATGCAGCGACATGAAAAGATGGTGGAGAATTTGTGCAACAAGTTAGATTGATTTCCAAGGATAGATTCAGATTTAGCAATATTGTGTTATTTTAGCTCATTATGTAATCCTTCATCATGTAG carries:
- the LOC104584360 gene encoding uncharacterized protein LOC104584360; translation: MQVPYQSSSRPPTPTYGSQAEHSSSPVESSGFVGAYGTGVSASPVESGTFFGAYGAGFSSSPVDSASPMSATQRNMHEVEHEESKDSSPDEEIRKGRTNWTKKENERLISSWIKNSVDAIEGNGKRGDYYWKQVAEEYNKNSPANKIRSVAQCKGHWSKTTPLVSLFHACYIKTKNVYASGQSEEGLMEKTRAMYLTAAKVKRPFALEYWWRVVKEEPKWRNLYMEEDLGGRRHKLDASGAYTSSSAADSEGTDRVREPCPQGTKAAKEARKLKGKVKAKAKDIPDFVPFHISEESYELLREGHGRKAAALEKWAEATTAKAGADKEMAEAKKEMAKARKERTKVDIFNTYMELLKVDTSGFNDAQMQRHEKMVENLCNKLD